A genomic region of Arachis hypogaea cultivar Tifrunner chromosome 5, arahy.Tifrunner.gnm2.J5K5, whole genome shotgun sequence contains the following coding sequences:
- the LOC112803842 gene encoding F-box/kelch-repeat protein At3g23880: MSPPRDRVVEGCNLVGSTAKDRNPLCSTLPVLPDDILVEILLMLPVRALLQFKCVCKSWRTLISSPQFAMDNFRQRSSADRDLTSRLVYYNRLYYHCRVGFLPLQPLFNSPSATTKVVSFDMGCRIGALVVRGSCNGLVCLHHLQSCCLRLWNPCTGSASQWFRIEFNCFTYYGFGYDHVHDKYKLVTVEGQDLTVICTFGANSSTIGPKFPSPAVGLSGSIGKFVSGTGTLNWMAKLTGSAANERKWVILSFDLANETFGQVPLPRLSGGGDNTCDPELQVLRNCLCFTIDHNNTVFDVWMMKDYGVTESWMMISRVKLWRHKYNNPLTPFSISEHDVLLLMLPDRRLVLHKSDSGLLYFPLIDSSSDAHHFPICSKTNFRIFFLYHDSLVLPPQ, from the coding sequence ATGAGCCCTCCTCGTGATCGAGTTGTTGAGGGGTGCAACCTGGTCGGAAGCACGGCCAAGGACCGCAATCCCCTTTGTTCAACTCTGCCGGTGCTGCCAGACGACATCCTGGTCGAAATCCTGCTGATGCTTCCTGTGAGGGCCCTTCTTCAATTCAAGTGTGTGTGTAAGTCTTGGAGAACCCTAATCTCTAGCCCCCAATTCGCCATGGACAACTTTCGTCAACGCTCATCGGCGGACCGGGATCTAACGTCGCGTTTGGTATATTACAATCGCCTCTACTACCACTGCCGAGTTGGATTCTTGCCCCTGCAACCGCTGTTCAATAGCCCATCAGCCACTACCAAGGTCGTTAGCTTCGATATGGGCTGTCGTATTGGTGCGCTCGTTGTTAGAGGCTCCTGCAATGGTTTGGTGTGCTTGCATCATCTTCAGAGTTGTTGTCTCCGCCTGTGGAACCCTTGCACTGGATCCGCATCCCAATGGTTTCGAATTGAGTTTAACTGTTTCACTTATTATGGTTTTGGCTATGATCACGTGCATGACAAATACAAGCTTGTAACAGTGGAAGGACAAGATTTGACCGTAATTTGTACATTTGGTGCAAATTCTTCGACTATCGGTCCCAAATTCCCTTCTCCTGCCGTTGGTTTGTCAGGGTCCATTGGGAAATTCGTGAGTGGCACCGGCACTCTCAATTGGATGGCAAAGCTGACTGGTTCTGCTGCTAATGAGAGGAAGTGGGTAATTCTTTCCTTTGACTTGGCAAATGAAACTTTTGGCCAAGTGCCGTTGCCTCGTCTGAGTGGCGGCGGCGACAATACTTGTGATCCAGAGCTGCAAGTCTTAAGGAACTGCCTTTGTTTTACTATAGATCATAATAATACTGTCTTCGACGTGTGGATGATGAAGGATTATGGAGTAACGGAATCCTGGATGATGATCTCGCGCGTGAAACTCTGGCGTCACAAGTACAATAATCCTTTAACACCCTTCTCCATCTCGGAACATGATGTCCTTTTGCTAATGCTTCCTGATAGAAGATTGGTTCTGCATAAATCTGATTCTGGCCTGTTATATTTTCCTCTGATCGATAGCTCAAGTGACGCCCATCACTTTCCTATATGCTCCAAAACAAATTTTCGGATCTTTTTTCTTTACCATGACAGCTTAGTTTTGCCACCACAATAA